TTCTTGCCAAAGCGCCGGTTTAGGGCATCCATTTCCGCCATAATCTGGCTTCGCTTCTCTGATGGGGGCTCAGCGCAAAATAAGGACAGTTGCACCTGGCCGGCCGGCTCCAGCCCATCGAGCACAATGCCCGCTTTCACATAGCGACCCGGCTGCCACATGGCCGACAACGCGGCCCGCGCCTGAGCCAGCAACTCACTGGTATCTGACGTGGCTACCGGCAGCGTTACCACAGCGGAAAACGAATAGGGCGGGGGCTCCAGCCCGTAGCGGCTCTTGCTGATAAAGATGGTCAGAATGTGAGCCGCATCGCCCTGTTTACGCAGCTTCTCGGCACCTCGGGAGAGAAATGTAGCTACGGCACCCAATACATCGTCAAAGGAGCTGAGGGCCTGGCCAAAGGTGCGGGAACAGCAGATACTTTGCCGGCGTAGGGTACCGTCCTCGCTCGGCGCCAGCCCCTGACAGGAATAGCCCTGCAGCTCGCGTACCAGGCGCGCGCCGACTACGCCGCCCAGGTGCTTGCGGGCAAACGAGTCGGCGCACGCCGCCAGCTCAGCGGCAGTGTAAATGCCCGCGGCCGTGAGCGTCTGCGCGTACTGGCGGCCAACTCCCCAAACATCCTCCACGGCTACCTGCTCCAGAGCCCAGCGCCGGCGCTCCTCGGTATCGAGGTACACCACGCCCTGATGCTCAGGGTTCTTCTTAGCGATGCGGTTAGCCAGCTTGGCCAGCGTTTTTGTGGGGGCCACGCCGACGCAGTTAGGCAAGCCCGTGCGCTTCAGCACCTTGGCCCGCAGATTACGGGCGAAGGTATCCAGGCTACCGCAGTAGCGCTCCATGCCGTGCAGGTCCATAAAGGCCTCGTCGATGGAATAGATTTCAACCTCGGGGGCGGTCTGCGCCAGGCAGTACATCACCCGCCGCGACATATCTCCATACAAAGGATAGTTGGAGCTGAATACGTGGGCTTTGTGGCGCTCCAGCTCCTCTTTCACCTGAAAGTATGGATCACCCATCTGAAAGCCCAGGGCCTTCGCCTCGGCCGAGCGGCTGATGATACAGCCGTCATTGTTTGACAGCACCACCACGGGCTTTCCCTGCAGCTTGGGCTGGAAAACAGACTCGCAGTTGCAATAAAAGTTGTTGATATCGAGCAACCCGAACATGGCTCCTAATCTCTGGTGCGCAGTAAGGCGCTCATCTTACCTGGAATCAGCTCATGCAGCACATGGGTTACCACGCCCCATATCTGCACGTCGCCGGCATCGTGAATCTGCCAAGGTTTAAAGGCCGGATTTTCGGGCTTCAGCCACCACGCTCCATCCTCGCACCATAAGCGCTTCACGGTGCATTCTCCATCAATCACGGCCACCACAATATGATTATGGTCGGCTTCCATCTGCTTATCGACGGCCAGTAAGTCGCCCTCGTGGATCTCCGCGCCCGCCATGCTTTCTCCCATTACCCGTACCAGGTACGTTGCGTCCGGATGCCGTAGCAGCAACCGGTTCAGGTCAAACATTTCCTCTATTTCGTCACTGGCCGGGCTCGGGAAGCCGGCTGGTACGGCGCAGCTGAATAAAGGTAGCAGAAAGGGAATTCCGGTATCAGGAACCGGAATGAGTTCTACGTTTTGCATGGCACTTGCAGTAGGTAAGGACTACAAGTATACGCCGCTACTAACTTAGTTAGCTGAAATAAGCTAAAATAAATAGCAATTCATGTATAGCGCTACTGCAATTCCGGCATGTATTCCAGCGTATGGCCCGATGAGCAAGCCAGCTGCTTACTCAGTTGGCTCACCTTCAGCCGTTGCTTCCTGTTGCAGTTCCGGCAACACGGCGGCCACGGCAAAGAAGTCACTACGGAATAGATTTGACTCGCGCTCAGCAATGGAAAAGCGTAGGGCAATGGCCTCGTAAGCGCCTTCCGAAATCTTCAGATGGGCCACTTCGCCCGTTGTGCCCTGGCCCCGGTCCCCGTGAATGCAAAGAAGGTGGTCGTACTGATTGAGAGGCTTATACTTGAAAATACGAATGTAAGCCTGGTGATTCTGGTAGGCCCCTAGTTCACTAGGGGTAGAAAGCTTTTTGGAACTCATAGCTGGGCTGGGCTGAACCCAAAGGTAAGCAGGCTACGGCTGGTCGTCGTAGATAACGAACACGGCCACCAGGTCAGGAACCCGCCCGTTAACGGTATCATCCTTATACTGAGCCGGGCGGAAAAAGCGCCGCTGCACCCGGCAGGCCAGCATCATCAGGTCGCCCGCTTCATTGTAAGGTACATTTACCGTAAAGGCATCTTTGCGCTGGGGCAGCTCCCCGATGGCGTTTCCAATGTCGCAGATTACCTCCGCCATCAGGCGCTGATACTCCCAGTTGGGCACCGGTGCTTCCGCATCGCTGGGAACGTAGTTGGCCCGCACAAGAATGTACTTCCCGTTTTTAACAATAAAGCCGTGGGGCGGCTGGGCGTGCATCTGGGTTCCCTCCATACCGTAAAAGTAGCAGGCCGTAAAAGCAATTACCCACTCCGGCGCTGGAATAGCCTGTTTTTCTTGACTTTTACCCGCCAAACAGCGTATCTTTATATAGTAAAAAAATAGGGGAAGCCTTGCGGCTCCCCCTACCCTTACTTCCAGTGTTCGAGCAGCGCCACGGCGCTCCCGCCCACTAGAAACCCCAACAGCCACTTTACCAGCTCCTGGGGTATGCGGAGTTTAAGCGTGAACTTAAAATCCGTTTCAGCACGTTCCTTTTCCATCTTGTCCGAAGAAGTTAAGGTGTGACTGCACCCACTTCTTGAAACCCCGAAGGCCTCCACGCCTCCGGGGTTTCGCCGTTCATAGGCAACCGACGTTGGCGGGGTGGATACCGTGCGTTACCCCTAAGATACACATAAAAAACCGCATTTATAGGCTAGAAACGCAGTTTTGGCGGATATTTTGCCTATCTAATCAACTCTTTTTTTTGCTCCTGATTTGGAAGTGTACGGCGAATAGTCGTCTTTTTTCAACACCTCCTTTTTTCCATTTCAGCCATGAGCACCACCTTACACGAACAAGTCCTAGCCCTGCACCGCCACTACAATCAGGTAGAGGAAACGCAGGTAGGTTTACCTGACAAACGTTCCCGAACGCACAACAACCACGATGCCCAGGAACAGCGCGTAATTGAGAAGGCCTTCGAGGTTATGCGGGCAGCCCGCAACCTGCCCACGGCCGGCACCGAGTACGAGGCAGAAGTAGAAAACATCATCGACGGCTGCCGCGATATTCAGCAAAATCCCTACCTGCGACGCGGTGGCGTAGGCCGGGGGTAAGCCATTTCAGGCCACGTCTAGTTGCGGCTGGCCCTGATGGTGCAGCATCTGCCGCTGCAGGTAGTCCCGCAGCTCCAGCAGTCCCAATTCCTGAGCCAGCGTCAGGCTACGCTGAAAATGCTCGTGGCCTGGGCTGCTGGCGCTATAGGGTTGCTGCTCGTCCTGGTACTGGTGGGCCAGGTGAAGGCCTGCCAGACAATCTAGCAGCGGCTGCATCGAGCAGCCTTGCTGATTCAAGCTGGCCAGGGCATGCACGATGGCAAAGCAGATGGCCGCTTTCCCAGCTGCTATTTCCTCTACCTGTTCCGTTTCCCAAGGCTGGGCACTCCGCTGGCACTCGCGCTGCTGCCGCTGGGCGGCGACATACCGGCGCTGACAGCGCTGGAAATACAGCCAGAAATCATCCTCGGCCGGAAAGAGCTTTGATAATCCCCGAACGGCATACTCCTGCAGCGTCAGGTAGTCGAGCAACTGTTGGCCTTGGTTAAAAGTTTGGTACAGAAGTCGCATTTGGCCCGTACCGGACCTGCGTCTCTCGGGTGTCTTTCTTATGCCTACTTATGCCTGGGCTTTGGGGCGATGGCGCAGCGGCAGCAGCACAGCCAGCAGCGCGGCGCCGCTGGCCAATAGTGGGTGTTGTTAAACAAATAGGGAAAAACCTCCAACTCGTTCCTCTGCCGGTTTGCACGGCGGCTGACAGGTGCTGGTCAAGTCCATATCGAACGGCGCGTCCGTCGGCAGGGTCCGGTCGGAGAAGTCGTATTCGCCGTGCATGTTCAGGTAGCGGTAAGAGAGCACGGTCAAGTCGAAGACCAGCAGCGTCTCGTCCACGTAGGAGTCGGCGGTTGCCGAAGTACCTGAACGAGGCGCTGCTGGCGGACGAGTCCATAGCCAGGTCGACCTTCTGCCCGTCGCTGCTGCGGAGCACCTCAGGCGAGAAGCGGAACGATCAGTACTGGAACCGCACACGAGTCACAATGGCCGCTTGTACCAAAGCCTCAGATTCACCTTCATAGGGGGAGGTTTGCCGCTCGATGTTTGAATCTCATACCTATTGGTTTGATTTCCATTATTTACCCCGTCCGGACGCGCAGACCTTTGCAGAAGTAACTGCGACGTACCGTCGGCTTCCTACTCTAGCCTGTCGTCTACCACATTTAAAGTAGTTGCTGACATGGGCTATGGCAAGCGCGGCTAACAGAAAGAATCTCCCGGCCACCTGCACAAGTGCGTTGGCCGAAGCGCCCGGTTCACGTTAAGTCCTGACGGAAAGATTATGAAAGGATTCAAGGCCTACCAGATAGACACGGCTTCTGGTCCATTCAGCGCTGGTGGCCGCCGTGATTGTTACGCTATCTACCTGCTGTCCGGCCAACGAGCACTGCAGAGCACCGACCGGGAAACCGAACCGGATACCACGTATTTGTTGGTGGGTAACCCGTCAGAGGGGGACTCTTCGCACGTATTGCTCGCTCACCAAACGGGCTATGCCTGTTTGTTTACTGAGGCGTTTGTGCAAGAGTGCGGCAAGGTGGCAAGCCAGACACCCTGGTCCTTGCTCCGCACCGTAGGGAGCATCGTCTTCCCGCTTCAATGTGAGCAGGCCCTATACCTGACCAGTCTGTTTCAAAAGATGGTGGCCGAGCAACAGTCATCCTATCTTTTTCAGCACGAGCTGCTCGGCAGCTACCTACAACTGGTCCTGCACGAGGCCTTGCGGCTTCACCCCACCGCCCCTCCCTGCCACTTTCGGTACTACTTCCAGTGCCTCGCCTCGCCGGGCGGACTCGGTACCGGCTGGCTTCGCCGCCGACGCCGGGGATAACTGCCTGAAAGCACGATAACACTCCTTCACCCCACTGCTATGCTACAAACAACCATTGGCCTGTGCGCCCTGTGCTGTGCGCTTAGCCTACCTGTGTTTGCGCAGTCCAAAATAGCCACCACGGGTGCGCCGGCACCCGCTACACCCAAGGGCCAGCGGGCGCCGGCCCAGTACTTCACGGGCACTGCGTGGATATCTTACCTGGTCGCCGACGACAGCACCTACCAGTGCGTGGTGGGCAACGTGGCGTTTGAGCCCGGGGCCCGCACCAACTGGCACCGCCACCCCAGCGGGCAAATCCTGCTGGTGACCGAGGGCGTGGGCTATTACCAGGAAAAAGGCCAGCCCCGCCGCCAGCTGCGCAAGGGCGACGTCATCCAGGCCCGGCCCGGGGTCGAGCACTGGCACGGGGCTTCGGCCAAACATGCCATGACCCACGTGGCCATCGTGCCCAACACGGAGAAGGGCGCGGCCGTCTGGCTGCAGCCGGTCACTGAAGAGCAATATCTAAGCCCGAGCTCAAAATGAGGTTGAGCGGCTTTTGGCCCGAGCCGGGGATTGTCCTTAGCGAATGGCCTGTTTGAAATTCATACTGATTCGTTTGAATCTCATTTTCTGCCCCTGATAAACTACCGGACCTTTGTCAGGCAAATTCGAGGCGGCTGCGTTCGTACCGGATGCGCCGGCTACCGCCGGAAAGAGCACCATTACCGTTACCCCACGGGTAGCGCAGCTCGCCAGCGGCAAGCGAATTCTCCCATCGCATCATCCCCTTACTTAAAAACATCATGCAGACCGTTGAGTTGAACAACGGGGTTAAAATGCCCCTGCTGGGTTTTGGCGTCTTCCAGGTGCCCGACCCCATCGAATGCGAAAACAGCGTATT
This genomic window from Hymenobacter sp. DG01 contains:
- a CDS encoding Y-family DNA polymerase, with product MFGLLDINNFYCNCESVFQPKLQGKPVVVLSNNDGCIISRSAEAKALGFQMGDPYFQVKEELERHKAHVFSSNYPLYGDMSRRVMYCLAQTAPEVEIYSIDEAFMDLHGMERYCGSLDTFARNLRAKVLKRTGLPNCVGVAPTKTLAKLANRIAKKNPEHQGVVYLDTEERRRWALEQVAVEDVWGVGRQYAQTLTAAGIYTAAELAACADSFARKHLGGVVGARLVRELQGYSCQGLAPSEDGTLRRQSICCSRTFGQALSSFDDVLGAVATFLSRGAEKLRKQGDAAHILTIFISKSRYGLEPPPYSFSAVVTLPVATSDTSELLAQARAALSAMWQPGRYVKAGIVLDGLEPAGQVQLSLFCAEPPSEKRSQIMAEMDALNRRFGKNTVRLATAVPAPGLEVAPWTAKAAWKTPAYTTRFKDLLWVKS
- a CDS encoding LexA family transcriptional regulator, producing MQNVELIPVPDTGIPFLLPLFSCAVPAGFPSPASDEIEEMFDLNRLLLRHPDATYLVRVMGESMAGAEIHEGDLLAVDKQMEADHNHIVVAVIDGECTVKRLWCEDGAWWLKPENPAFKPWQIHDAGDVQIWGVVTHVLHELIPGKMSALLRTRD
- a CDS encoding cupin domain-containing protein; translation: MLQTTIGLCALCCALSLPVFAQSKIATTGAPAPATPKGQRAPAQYFTGTAWISYLVADDSTYQCVVGNVAFEPGARTNWHRHPSGQILLVTEGVGYYQEKGQPRRQLRKGDVIQARPGVEHWHGASAKHAMTHVAIVPNTEKGAAVWLQPVTEEQYLSPSSK